The following are from one region of the Bacteroidota bacterium genome:
- a CDS encoding PorP/SprF family type IX secretion system membrane protein, producing MGSLSLGAQDIHFSQMTESSLLMNPAEAALGHDVMAIINYKDQWRSVSALSAYKTFNVSADMAVLKKDNGSRLGAGLNVFSDCAGDAGMTSNIGNLHLSGVLAANANNLFSAGIYGGFGQRTLKYDQLNWDNQYDGMHYNSALSSGEPSTAFANHNYFDIGAGVAWFYSRDHATLSSNDQRSFNIGFSVHHLNQPSYSFYGDNSKRLPMQIVAHGVGEIGLKNYNMVLEPAYLFMMQAGHREINAGMMIRFLLQDASKYTGRKKPSAFAVGGYYRFGDAIVISTRYEFSDFAIGMSYDVNMSDLKAASRAKGGFEISLRYMTPNPFEKTNTSKLFD from the coding sequence ATGGGGTCGTTATCCCTGGGCGCACAGGACATTCATTTTTCTCAAATGACCGAGTCCTCTTTATTGATGAATCCGGCGGAAGCGGCGCTTGGTCATGATGTGATGGCGATCATTAATTATAAGGATCAGTGGCGGAGCGTATCAGCTTTATCTGCATACAAAACATTCAACGTAAGTGCGGATATGGCTGTGCTGAAAAAAGATAACGGAAGCCGGCTGGGAGCAGGACTAAATGTATTTTCGGATTGCGCCGGTGATGCAGGAATGACATCTAACATTGGTAATCTTCATTTGTCAGGCGTACTCGCAGCCAATGCTAACAATCTTTTTTCTGCAGGGATCTATGGTGGATTTGGTCAGCGTACATTGAAGTACGATCAGTTGAATTGGGATAATCAGTATGACGGTATGCATTACAATTCTGCTCTTTCATCCGGTGAACCATCAACAGCATTTGCGAATCATAATTATTTTGACATTGGCGCAGGCGTTGCCTGGTTCTATAGCAGAGATCATGCAACACTCAGTTCAAATGATCAGCGTTCATTCAACATCGGATTTTCGGTGCACCATCTCAATCAGCCCTCCTATAGTTTCTATGGCGATAATTCGAAACGTTTGCCAATGCAAATTGTCGCACACGGAGTAGGAGAGATCGGCCTTAAGAATTATAACATGGTCCTTGAACCTGCATACCTGTTCATGATGCAGGCCGGTCACCGCGAGATAAACGCCGGCATGATGATCAGGTTTCTCCTGCAGGATGCATCAAAATACACTGGAAGAAAAAAACCTTCTGCATTTGCAGTCGGTGGATATTATCGTTTTGGAGATGCTATCGTAATCAGTACGCGCTATGAATTTTCTGATTTTGCTATCGGTATGAGTTACGATGTGAATATGTCGGATCTGAAAGCGGCTTCCCGTGCGAAAGGTGGATTTGAAATTTCACTGAGATACATGACTCCGAATCCTTTTGAAAAAACAAACACTTCAAAATTGTTTGACTAA
- a CDS encoding C40 family peptidase — protein MKKRRGIFFILCCVLAIFFVDCSGEKHAAKSAANNDDVIRKKYAGILGVNEKEIANIALYKFIDDWYGTPYVYGGKTKSGVDCSGFVCNLYSNVYKKTISGSAASLNDACEKVSEKNLKEGDLIFFKINSKTVSHVGVYLQNRHFVHASSHHGVIINSLDEAYYTKYFFRGGRLK, from the coding sequence ATGAAAAAGCGGAGAGGAATATTCTTCATCCTGTGTTGTGTACTTGCAATATTTTTTGTGGATTGCAGCGGGGAGAAACATGCGGCAAAATCTGCTGCGAATAATGATGATGTGATCCGCAAAAAATATGCAGGAATATTGGGTGTGAATGAAAAAGAGATCGCCAATATCGCGCTTTACAAATTCATTGATGACTGGTATGGGACGCCGTATGTTTACGGAGGAAAAACAAAAAGTGGTGTGGATTGTTCCGGTTTCGTTTGCAACCTGTATTCGAATGTCTATAAAAAAACTATTTCCGGTTCCGCCGCCTCTCTCAATGATGCCTGCGAAAAAGTTTCGGAAAAAAATCTGAAGGAGGGCGACCTGATCTTTTTCAAGATCAATTCAAAAACAGTTTCGCACGTTGGAGTTTATCTTCAAAACAGGCATTTTGTACATGCGAGTTCTCATCATGGTGTGATCATCAATTCTCTTGATGAAGCGTATTACACAAAATATTTTTTCCGCGGCGGACGATTGAAATAA